The following proteins come from a genomic window of Canis lupus baileyi chromosome 20, mCanLup2.hap1, whole genome shotgun sequence:
- the AMER3 gene encoding APC membrane recruitment protein 3 — protein sequence MELKRGKTFIKSSLQISHEKPSDPAATALTMEDAGPRSVSPGGQQQPQSERAPQVSPSTQGYDRYPSKGAEPEPEVGAAAFCGATFKLVRKSKTHESVPGAGRASTATGQLVGSTSFPGPSSSQRMIDYRHFVPQMPFVPAVAKSIPRKRISLKRPKKCFRNLFHIRRNKTENLASLVTKGESLSSSRGPSENGGQPGKAFFPLGEGLGSDSLCQDLSDSELLLPDSSFDLCRALCEDVASLKSFDSLTGCGEIFADESSVPSLELNEGLESPAQVSQALENKVLRGPFQGSVEQLASPAQNEMSDFAKFWDSVNHSVRQQHHALLGPRLGTDTDRPRLDAAGLAELPLCPCRDPYSGSKASSIDTGTPKSEQPESVSTSDEGYYDSFSPGLEEDKKEALSPGTRSAVFPRDSYSGDALYELFYDPSEGPVGPSLDDDLCVSESLSGPALGAPLSMCSFHVGAEENLAPAPGPDVLSQSFLQSSWKGKECLLKLCDTELAITMGIINWLRRGPELRTPPASAPGETAEKLGAGSEKKGSDPGKQESRGVGVSDANRTTVGLAPSRQELWAHSGTKGPLARESKGLAGPKQGTSSLSRDPSLECVQVSGEGGTQGCHESLFSVGSAASAATDTYRKNKLPNPWPGFQESRPPGNLECFQGPWRSGPGGSTFNVEPSLTGCVAQVAALQIHSDCQSPTTQPPRQDTSSGLCRQPQARSPEILQQKQPNSFPNMSVVCGLPSLASPLHSSQDQRCLGHILELSRLRVEPTRMDTQAHRASTEDQPLQLSSRAVNQVAHRNQLDS from the coding sequence ATGGAACTGAAGAGAGGAAAGACCTTTATTAAATCCAGCCTGCAGATTTCCCACGAGAAACCCTCAGACCCAGCAGCTACTGCTCTGACCATGGAGGATGCAGGTCCCCGGTCAGTCTCACCAGGAGGGCAACAGCAGCCCCAGAGTGAGAGGGCCCCACAGGTTAGTCCCAGCACCCAAGGGTATGACAGATACCCCAGTAAGGGAGCAGAACCAGAACCTGAGGTGGGGGCTGCAGCCTTCTGTGGGGCCACCTTCAAACTGGTGCGAAAGAGCAAGACTCATGAGAGTGTGCCTGGGGCTGGCAGGGCGAGCACGGCTACAGGGCAGCTGGTGGGCAGCACAAGCTTCCCAGGGCCCTCCAGCAGCCAGCGCATGATTGATTACCGCCACTTTGTGCCCCAGATGCCCTTTGTGCCAGCCGTGGCCAAGAGCATCCCAAGGAAGAGGATCTCCCTGAAACGACCTAAGAAGTGCTTTCGGAACCTATTCCACATTCGCAGAAACAAGACTGAGAACTTGGCCTCACTGGTGACCAAGGGGGAGAGCCTGTCCTCCTCTAGGGGCCCATCAGAGAATGGGGGGCAGCCAGGCAAAGCCTTCTTCCCCTTAGGTGAGGGGCTGGGGTCAGACAGCCTGTGTCAGGACCTATCTGACAGTGAGCTCCTCCTGCCTGATTCTTCCTTTGACCTCTGCAGGGCCCTGTGTGAGGATGTGGCCTCTCTCAAGAGCTTTGACTCTCTCACAGGCTGTGGGGAGATCTTTGCAGATGAAAGCTCAGTACCATCCCTGGAGCTGAATGAGGGCCTGGAGAGCCCAGCCCAAGTATCACAGGCCCTTGAAAACAAGGTTCTGAGGGGTCCCTTCCAGGGCAGCGTGGAACAGCTGGCATCACCTGCCCAAAATGAGATGTCTGACTTTGCCAAGTTCTGGGACAGTGTGAATCACTCTGTGAGGCAGCAGCACCATGCCCTACTGGGCCCACGGCTGGGGACAGACACAGATCGGCCCAGGCTAGATGCTGCTGGGCTTGCTGAGCTCCCCCTGTGTCCCTGCAGAGACCCCTACAGTGGCTCAAAAGCCAGCTCCATAGACACAGGCACCCCTAAGAGTGAACAGCCGGAATCTGTGTCCACAAGTGATGAGGGCTACTATGACTCCTTCTCACCTGGCCTTGAGGAAGACAAGAAGGAGGCTTTGAGCCCAGGCACACGTTCAGCTGTCTTCCCCCGGGACAGCTACAGCGGAGACGCCCTCTATGAACTCTTCTATGACCCCAGTGAGGGCCCTGTTGGCCCAAGCCTGGATGATGACCTATGTGTGTCTGAGAGTCTGTCAGGGCCAGCACTAGGAGCACCACTGTCCATGTGCAGCTTCCATGTGGGGGCGGAGGAGAACTTGGCCCCAGCACCAGGCCCAGACGTGCTCAGCCAGAGCTTTTTGCAAAGTTCCTGGAAGGGCAAGGAGTGTCTGCTAAAGCTCTGTGACACTGAGCTTGCCATCACCATGGGCATTATCAACTGGCTTCGCCGTGGCCCTGAGCTCCGTACCCCACCTGCCTCAGCCCCTGGGGAAACTGCAGAGAAGCTAGGAGCTGGCTCTGAGAAAAAGGGCTCAGATCCAGGGAAGCAGGAGAGCAGGGGGGTTGGGGTTTCAGATGCAAATAGAACCACTGTGGGTTTAGCACCCAGCAGGCAGGAGCTGTGGGCACATTCGGGTACCAAGGGCCCACTTGCTAGAGAGAGCAAGGGCCTAGCAGGACCCAAACAAGGAACCAGCAGTCTGTCCAGGGACCCATCTCTGGAATGTGTACAGGTCTCTGGGGAAGGAGGGACACAAGGCTGCCATGAAAGCTTGTTCTCTGTGGGGTCTGCAGCCTCTGCAGCAACAGACACTTACCGCAAAAACAAGCTCCCAAACCCTTGGCCTGGCTTCCAGGAGTCCAGGCCACCTGGGAATCTGGAGTGTTTCCAAGGTCCTTGGAGGTCAGGTCCTGGAGGAAGCACCTTTAATGTAGAGCCTTCCCTGACAGGCTGTGTGGCCCAGGTTGCAGCCCTGCAGATCCACTCAGACTGCCAGTCCCCTACTACACAGCCCCCAAGGCAGGACACAAGCAGTGGGCTCTGTAGGCAGCCTCAGGCCAGGAGCCCTGAAATTCTCCAGCAGAAACAACCTAACAGCTTCCCTAACATGTCAGTTGTGTGTGGCCTGCCCTCCCTGGCTAGTCCACTCCATAGTTCACAGGACCAGAGGTGCCTAGGCCACATCCTAGAACTTAGCCGGCTCAGGGTTGAGCCCACAAGGATGGATACCCAGGCTCATCGTGCCTCTACGGAGGATCAGCCCCTGCAGCTCAGTTCAAGGGCTGTGAATCAGGTGGCACATAGGAATCAGCTGGACTCATAG